One genomic region from Glaciimonas sp. PAMC28666 encodes:
- a CDS encoding class I SAM-dependent methyltransferase produces MTKNTPSYLLQVGVADRERLEILAELYNPGSQSFLQAELDKSSRSILDIGCGPGQMACWFGEKFLDSKVVGVDISDAQLAICEKRRNDLGVPNVQFFNHDITVEKIDHPLFDAAYCRFLLMHLEKWDGFFEQTLAACKPGGSIFIEEPAFPFFCYPESASLHRANVLGNQLSTMAGLNFDCIAPLWRYIRHLDVDVCAVKFSQPALTTSREKSLLWRSFHQIKDVLLVSKLATLADVNEILTDLDAVARDPRSLVGGLRVIQLHLKKR; encoded by the coding sequence ACGCCCTCTTATTTGCTGCAGGTCGGTGTTGCGGATCGTGAACGGCTGGAAATATTGGCGGAGCTCTATAACCCGGGAAGTCAGTCATTTTTGCAAGCGGAGTTAGATAAATCGTCTCGATCTATTCTCGATATTGGTTGCGGCCCCGGTCAGATGGCTTGTTGGTTTGGAGAGAAATTTCTCGATAGCAAGGTCGTGGGAGTCGATATATCGGACGCACAATTAGCAATTTGTGAGAAAAGGAGGAATGATTTGGGCGTTCCTAATGTTCAGTTTTTCAATCACGACATTACCGTTGAAAAAATTGATCATCCTTTATTCGATGCCGCGTACTGTCGCTTTTTATTGATGCACCTGGAGAAATGGGATGGCTTCTTTGAACAGACATTAGCGGCATGTAAGCCGGGCGGGTCAATTTTTATTGAAGAGCCGGCATTTCCATTTTTTTGTTATCCCGAGAGTGCCTCTTTGCATCGGGCGAACGTGTTGGGTAATCAATTAAGTACCATGGCTGGTTTGAATTTTGACTGTATCGCACCACTTTGGCGATATATTAGACATCTTGATGTCGATGTTTGTGCGGTTAAGTTCAGTCAACCTGCATTGACAACATCGCGTGAGAAAAGCCTTTTGTGGCGCTCTTTTCATCAAATCAAAGACGTCTTGCTCGTCAGCAAACTCGCGACGCTGGCTGATGTCAACGAGATATTGACCGACCTTGACGCGGTAGCGCGTGACCCTCGCAGTCTGGTCGGAGGCTTGCGTGTTATTCAATTACATCTGAAGAAACGTTAA